The window GCCTTCCCGACCATGCCAATCCCTTCGGGCGCGGACTGGACCATGGCCCACGCCCTCACCCGGCAGGAAAGCCAGTTTGCCCAGAACGCAATCAGCCATGCCGGCGCACGCGGGTTGATGCAGCTCATGCCCGCAACCGCGCGCGAAACCGCGGGCAAGCTGGGCCTTTCCTATTCGGTCGACAAGCTGACGGCCGATCCGGTCTACAACATCCAGCTGGGCACCGGCTTCTTCGCGCGCATGATGGATTACTACGGCGGCGCCCGTCCGCTGGCGATTGCCGCGTACAACGCAGGGCCGGGCAACGTGAACAAGTGGCTGCGCGCCAACGGCGATCCACGCAAGGGCGAGATCGAATGGGTCGACTGGATCGAGCAGATCCCGTTCTACGAGACCAAGAACTACGTCATGCGCGTGCTCGAGAACGCGACCGTCTACGATGCCATGTACCCGGACAAGGCGGACTATCGGGGCCCCAACCTGACCTCGAAGCTCATGGGCAAGCGTACGCCGGGTTAAGAAAAAGAAGGACGATTCAAGGGGCCATCGCCCCTTGACCCCATAACTGGGAACCTCACCAATCTCAGCCAGCGCGGCCCGCAAAAGGTGAGGTCGACAGTTTGGGGAGGCCGAGGGCGATGGCCCTCGGAATGATCCTTTTCGTCTTCAAACCAGCGGCGTCAGTTTATAAAGCTTCGCCCCGTGCCCCGGCAGCTGCGCCGAGACCGCGCCCTTCACATCGCCCCTATCCTGGCGTTCCCAGAGGTCACGCAGCACGAAGCTGCCGACAAGCCCCACCCTGTCGAGCGGGACCGAAACTTCGCGCGCTTCGGGCGCGAGGTTGAAGAGCGCCAGGTAGATCGCGAAACCGCGCTCGTCCCGCGCCGTCCAGACCTTGAGGCCGTCCTCCAGGAAGTGCGGCGCGTTCGCGGTCGAGTTCTGGTTGACGCCGAGCACCTCGGGATTGGTCAGCAGCGCCAGGGTCGCCGCATCAAGATAGCGCAGGTCCCCGCCCATGATGAGCGGCGAGCGGGCGATCGACCACAGCGTCATCAGCGTGGCCTGTTCGTCGGGCGTGAACTTGGTGTCCCGGTCACCCAGCGCGAGGCGCCCGAGCGGCAGCATGTCAGCATCCGGCCAGGAGCCCGGCCCCATCCACATGTTCCAGTTCTCGAGCCGGGTGAACTGCGCGGCAAGCAGGCCCCAATCGTCCCAGAAGTCGTCCGAGATGCGCCACATCTGCGCGTGCTGGCGCACATGGCCTCCACGCGGCACCGGCGTCTCGCCCGGCGAGAGGCTGAGCACCATCGGACGGCCGCAACGTGCAATGGCCTTGGCCGCCGCCTCGATTTCGGGCGCATGGGCATCGTAGGGGCGGCTCATGTCGTCCATCTTGATGAAGTCGACGCCCCAGCTCGCGTACATCCGGAAAAGCCCGTCGTAGTACTCCTGCGCGCCGGGCCTGGTCATGTCGACGCCGTACATGTCCGGGTTCCATGGGCAGACGCTGGAGGTATCGGCGATGTCGCGTGCGGTGTAGGGCGTGCCCTCGATCGGCAGGTCCAGCTTCACGGCATGGCGCGCGATCCCGCGCATGACGTGGATGCCGAACTTGAGACCGAGTGCATGGACCTTGGCGGCCAGCGGCGCGAAGCCCTGCCCCTCCCTGGCGGACGGGAAGCGATTGGGTGCAGGCTGGAGACGTGCATGGGCATCGAGCGCGGGCACCGGGTTGGGATTGTAGGAGTAGCTCGTCGCGTCGGGCTCGTACCACTGGATATCCACGGTGAAGACATCGTAGCCGAAGGGCAGCAGCTTCTCGGCCATGATGGCCGCCGTTTCAAGGCACTGCTCCTCGTTGATCGTGCCCGCAAAGCTGTTCCAGCTGTTCCAGCCCATCGGCGGCCTCGGCGCGAGATCGGTGACCGGGGCCAGCGTGCCCGCCTGCGCACCCGCGCCACCTTTCGCCTGCCCCTTTGCCCCTGTCGCTGCGAGGGCAGACAGCGACACCGCGCCCGCGACGACGCCGGAAAGGCCCGCTGCGGCCTGGAGGGCCTTGCGGCGCGAAAGGTCGATGCTCGTCTTCGTCATGTCCGGTCCTTGCTCCCGTGAACTCTCCCGCACCTTTTGTCCGACTAATAACCGGATCGCAAGCCGGGGACGAAGATCGCAAGCCATCTTGGCCCCGCCTCTCCCGCGCCGTATGACGGGGCCCATGAAACCCGAAGGCCCGCCGATCACCCCTGCCGGATTTGCCGCCCTGCGCGCGCGCTACGACCACCTCCTGGGTAAGGAGCGCCCCGAGATCGTCGAGATCGTCTCGTGGGCCGCGGGCAACGGCGACCGCTCGGAAAACGGGGACTACCTCTACGGCCGCAAGCGCATGCGCGAGATCGACCGCGAACTGGGCTACCTCGCCCGGCGCATGAAGAAGGTGCGCGTGATCGACCCGGCCCGCCAGGTCGAGCGGGGCAAGGTCTTCTTCGGCGCGACTGTCGAACTGGCCGATGAGGACGACGAACGCATGGTCGTGACCCTTGTCGGGGACGATGAGCAGGACGCCAGCCAGGGCCGCATCGGCTGGAGCGCCCCCCTCACCAAGGCGCTTCGCGGCGCGGCCATCGGCGACCTGCGCACGGTGCGCCTGCCGTCGGGCGCGAAGGAATGGGAAGTCATGACCATCACTTACCCCGAAGACCGGCTGCCGTGACACGCGCCAGGTCGATGGTCCTGGCTCTGTTGGGGGCGGTCTGTGGCGCAGCGCTCGCCACACCGGCCTCGGCGCGCGAGAGCCTGGGGCTCTATGGCGACTGGGGCGTGTTCCGCGATCCGGTGGTGCCGCGCTGCTATGCCATTGCCAAGGCCGCACCCAGCCAGCTCTGGCGCGATTACGAGCCGTTTGCCGCGATCGGCACCTGGCCCAAGCGCGGACAGCGCAACCAGCTGCATTTCCGCGTCTCGCGCGCGATGGCCAAGGACAGCGCGATCTCGCTTCGGATCGGATCGGAGCGCTTTCGCCTGATCGGCGGCGGCGGCGATGCCTGGCCTGTCGACGATGCCGAGAACGCGGCGATCATCGCGGCCATGCGCGCCGCGCCGCGCATGACGCTGAGCGCGACCGGCGCGAAGGGCGGGCGTTTCTCCAATACCTGGGAGCTTCAGGGCGCCGCCTCGGCCATCGACTCCGCTCTGCTGGGCTGCGCGCGCCTGCGCTGATGCCGGGACGCCCCAAAGCGAAAAAGGGCGAGACCTTTCGATCCCGCCCTTTCCGCTCGGTGGTCGTGAAACCGGTTCAGATCAGAAGCGCACGCCCACGCCGGCCATGACCTGGTGACGGTCGAAGTCGACATCGAAGCGCGAGCTGTCGGGAATGTCGGCGCCATAGTCGATCTCGGCGCGGCCATAATTGGAGTAGCGGTACTCGACCTTCGCGAAGACGTTGTTGGTCACCGCCTGCTCGACACCGGCACCGATGCGCCAACCGTCGGCGTCGACATCGCGCTCGTAGCGGGTGCCTTCGAACGCGTTGTTCACGTCGAACTTGGCGTTGGTGTAACCACCCTTGGCGTAGATCATGGTCGAAGGGCTGACGATGTAACCCGCGCGCAGGCCCGCGTAGATGTCGCGGCTGGCGCTGACATCGCCGATGCCGAAGCCACCGAAGTTGCCGTCCTCGAAATCGGTGTCGCCGGTCGACCAGGTGATTTCCGCCTCGGGGCCGACCACGAAGCGTTCGCCAATCTTGAGGTCGTAACCCGCGCCCACGCCGTAGCTGAAGCCATCCATGCCCTCGTCGTTGTCGAACTGGGGCATGTCATCGATGCTGCTGCCGGCTTCCACGCGGTCATAGCCGCCCAGAGCCTCGACGTGGAAACCCTCGAAGGGACCGACCGGACCGACATTCTGCGCCATCGCGGGGGTTGCGAGCGCGGTGGTTCCGGCGGCGAGAGCAAACACGATCTTCTTCATTCTCAAACTCCAGTCTTGTTGTCCTGTTGCAGGTTGCGACCCGCATGGACCTGTCAAATGCGAGAGCGAGCCAGGCAGTTTCATTAACGTAAGACAACGAAATCACTGATGTTTTTAGGCCACACTGGATCGACGAGACGCATTTTGGGCGCGATGGATTCCGGGAACGGAAGGGGCAGAAGCGGCGTTCGCGAGGCCATCTTTCGCTCGGGCCCCAAATCGGGTATAGGCGGGCTCAATCATGACAGACACGAATTCCCTGCCCTCCGGGGGGATCATGACGATCCCCGGCCCGAACGAACCGATGCCCGTCCCGCGCCCGACGCTGGTCGACGGGGTGACCCCGCGCGAAGATGGCCGCACCGATCTCATCGGCCTGCCCAAGACCCGCATCGCCGAACTGTTCGAGACCGCCGGTCTCGACAAGAAGGCGGCCAAGCTGCGCGCCAAGCAGGTCTACCACTGGCTCTACCACCGCGGCGTGACCGAGTTCGAGGCGATGACCGACATCGCCAAGACCATGCGCCCCTGGCTGGCCGAGCGTTTCGTGGTCGGCCGCCCGGAAATCGTGCAGGCCCAGCATTCCAGTGACGGCACCCGCAAGTGGCTGCTGCGCACCGCCGACAACCACGATTACGAGATGGTCTTCATTCCCGATGCGGACCGCGGCACACTGTGCGTGTCTTCGCAGGTCGGCTGCACGCTGAACTGCCGCTTCTGCCACACCGGCACGATGCGCCTCGTGCGCAACCTGACGGTGGGCGAAATCGTGGGTCAGGTCATGCTCGCACGTGACGCGCTGGGCGAATGGCCCAAGTCCGCCTCGGACACGCGCCTTGCCACCATGGCAGGCCTCGACGAGGACGAGGATGAAGGCTCGTACAGCGCGGACGGGCGCCTGCTCACCAACATCGTGATGATGGGCATGGGCGAACCGCTCTACAACTTCGACAACGTGCGCGATGCGCTCAAGCTCGTGATGGACGGCGATGGCCTTGCCCTCTCGCGCCGCCGCATCACGCTCTCGACCTCGGGCGTGATCCCGCAGATCGAACGTTGCGGCCAGGAAATCAGCGTCAACCTTGCAGTCTCGCTTCACGCGGTGACCAAGGAAGTGCGCGACGAGATCGTGCCGATCAACAAGAAGTACGGCATCGAGGACCTGCTGCAGGCCTGCGCCGACTACCCCGGCGCCAGCAACGCGCGGCGCATCACCTTCGAATACGTGATGCTCAAGGACAAGAACGACAGCGACGAGGACGCGCGCGAACTGGTCCGCCTGCTCAAGAAGTACAAGCTGCCCGCCAAGGTGAACCTCATCCCGTTCAACCCCTGGCCGGGCGCGGCCTATGAATGCTCGACGCCCGAGCGCATCAAGTCGTTTTCCAACATCGTCTTCGAGGCGGGTATCTCGGCACCTGTGCGCACCCCGCGCGGGCGCGACATCGACGCGGCCTGCGGCCAGCTCAAGACCGCCGCCAAGAAGATGAGCCGCGCCGAGATCGACCGCCTCTACGCCGAAAAGGACAAGGAAGTGGTCGAGGAACTGGCGCAGCTTCCCGAGTAATGAAGACAGGATTCAAGGGGTCATCACCCCTTGACCCCAAAATGGGCGACCTCACCAGTCTCGGCCAAGGTGGCGCGCGGGCCGTGAGCTAGACAGTTTGGGGAGCCCGAGGGCGATGGCCCTCGGATCTATTCCCCAGCCATGCAAAAAGGGCGGCCGGATCACTCCGACCGCCCTTTTTCGTACGTTCTGCCCTCTCAGACAGCGGGCAGCTTGTCGAGATACTTGTCGAGCGTCAGCGGGTACTCGCGCACGCGCACGCCGGTTGCGTTGTAGAGCGCGTTGGCGACCGCCGCGCCTACGCCGCACAGGCCCAGTTCGCCCACGCCCTTGGCCTTCATCGGCGAGGCAATGGCGTCGAGCTCGTCGAGGAAGATCACTTCCTGGTGCGGGATGTCGGCGTGCACCGGCACTTCGTACCCGGCAAGGTCGTGGTTGACGAAAAAGCCGAAGCGGGTGTCGACCGCCAGTTCCTCGGTCAGCGCGCCGCCCACGCCCATCGTCATCGCGCCGATCACCTGGCTGCGCGCCGAGATCGGGTTGAGGATGCGCCCGGCTGCGCAGGCCGCCAGCATGCGGCGCACGTAGGTCTCCCCCGTGTAGGCATCGACCGCGATCTCCACGAAGTGCCCGGCAAAGGTCGACTGCTGGTACTTCTGGGAAAGTTCGTCGTACTCGACCGAATCTTCCGCCACGATCTCGCCCGAGGCGGTGGCCTCGGTGAGTTTGCAGCTCTCACCCCCGGCGCGGATTTCGCCATCGGCAAATTCCGCCGTGGTGGGGTCCATCGCGAAACGCTCCGCGATGTCCTCGCGCAGCTTCACGCAGGCCGCATAGACGCCCGAGGTCGAGTTCTGCGCGCCCCACTGGCCGCCCGAACCGCACGAGGCTGGCATGTCGGAATCGCCCAGCGTGACGGTGACGTCCTCCAGCGGCAGCCCCAGCATCTCCGCCGCGGTCTGGGCAAGGATGGTGTAGGAGCCGGTGCCGATGTCGGTCATGTCGGTCTCGACCGTCAGCTTGCCGTTGCCCGACAGGCGCACGCGCGCCGCCGACTTCATCTGGACCGAATTGCGGAAGCCCACGGCCATGCCGTGGCCAATCAGCCAGCGCCCTTCGCGCATGCCGCCCGGCGTCGTGTTGCGCATGTCCCAGCCAAAAGCCTCGGCGCCGCGGCGCAGGCATTCGACCATCATGCGGCTCGAATAGGGACGGTTGGGCGTCTCGGGATCGACCTGTGTGTCGTTGACGATGCGCAGTTCGACCGGGTCCATGCCCAGCTTTTCGGCCAGCTCGTCCATCGCGCCTTCCAGCGCCATGAGACCCGCCGTCTCGCCCGGCGCGCGCATCGCGTTCGCTTCGGGCAGATCGAGCCGGGCAATGCGCTGCGCGGTGTAGCGGTTAGCCCCGGCATAAAGAAGGCGTGTCTGGGCAACGCCGTTTTCGCCTTCCTGGCCTGCGAGATTGCCCGAGGTGCACTCGTGCGAGATCGCGGTCAGGCGCCCATCGCGCTCGGCGCCAAAGCGCAGGCGCTGGATCGTGGCCGAACGGTGCGTGGTGTTGTTGAACACCAGCGGACGGTCGAGCATGACCTTGACCGGACGGCCCGCCTTCTTCGCGGCCAGCGCGGCCACGACCGCATCGACACGCACGAACAGCTTGGCACCGAAGCCGCCGCCCAGAAACGGACTGTCCAGACGGACATTGGCCGGATCGAGATCGAGCATCTCGGCAACCGCCTGCTTGCTCCAGGCGATCATCTGGTTCGACGTCCAGATGGTGAGCTTCTCACCCTCCCACGCCGCGATGCTGGCGTGAGGCTCCATCATCGCGTGGCTCTCGTGCGGGGTCTCGTAGGTCACGTCGATCGTGACCGGCGCCGAGGCGTAGGCCGCCTCGAAGTCACCGACCTTGCTGACGTCGGGACCGTCCGAGCCTTCGACGAGCGGGGCATCGGGGGCAAGTGCGTGGAAATCGTGGTTGCCAGGCGTGCGCTCATAATCGACGCGCACGAGCTTGGCCGCCGCGCGGGCCTGCTCGAAGGTCTCGGCCACCACGAGCGCGAGCGCCTGGTGGTAGAAACGGATTTCCGAACCGCCGAACAGCGGCACGGTGTGCCCCATGCCCAGCGGAAGTTCGTCGACCTCGGTCGTCGTCAGGATGGTGATGACGCCGGGCTGCGCCTTGGCCTCGGCCAGATCCATGCTGCGCACGCGGCCCTTGGCGATGGCCGAGGGCACGATATAGCCATAGGCCTGGTTCGCCGCGACGTCGTGGCGCTCATAGGCGTAGGGCGCGTGGCCGGTCACCTTGAGCGGGCCATCGATACGGGTGGTGGGCTGACCGACAACGCGCTGGCGGTCGATGACGGTGTCGCCTGCGGGGGTGGTGTACTTCATGCCGCCTCTCCTCGTGCCTTGGCCATGACGCCCGCGAGCGTGCGCTCGACAAGGGCGATCTTGAACGCGTTCTGATCGGTGGGGCTGGCCCCCTGCGTTAGCGCGCGCGCGGCAGCCTTCACATCAGGCAGCGCTGCATCGGCCGCCTCGACACGCCAGGGGCGTGGAGCGATGCCACCGATAGCCACCCGGCCCTTGCCATCCGCGTCAAGCACGGCGGCAACCGAAACCAGCGCGAAGGCGTAGGAGCGGCGGTCGCGCACCTTGTGGTAGATATGCGTGCCGCCAAGGGGCTTGGCCAGGGTTACCGCGGTGATCATCTCACCCGGCTCCAGCACGGTCTCGATGTGCGGGGTGTCGCCCCAGAGGCGGTGGAATTCGCCCAGCGGGATGGCGCGGGTCGTGCCGTCGGCCTTGACCGTTTCCACCACCGCGTCGAGCACGCGCAGCGCCACGGCCATATCGCCCGGATAGGTCGCGATGCAGGCATCGCTGACACCGACAATGCCAAGCTGGCGGCTGACGCCCTCCTTGGCCGCGCAGCCGCTACCGGGCTTGCGCTTGTTGCAGGCCTGGTTGGTGTCGTAGAAATAGGGGCAGCGGGTGCGCTGGAGCAGGTTGCCGCCCGTCGTCGCCTTGTTGCGCAGCTGCCCCGAGGCACCCGCCACAATGGCGCGCGAAAGGACGGCGTAGTCGCGCTTGACCCGCTCGTCGCTGGCCAGCGCCGTGTTGCTGACAAGCGCACCGATGCGCAGGCCACCCTCGTCGGTTTCGGTGATCTCATCGAGCCCGGTTCCCGTCACGTCGACAAGATGGCGCGGGGTTTCGATCTCGAGCTTCATCAGGTCGAGGAGGTTGGTCCCCCCGGCGATGAACTTGGCGCCGCCTGCCCGCGCCGCTGCGGCGGCCGCTTCGGCGGGGCTCGAAACGCGTTCGTAGCTGAAGGGCTTCATACGCGCGCTCCTGCGACTTCGGCCATGGCTTCGGCGATGTTGGAATAGGCGCCGCAGCGGCAGATGTTGCCGCTCATGCGTTCGCGCATCTCGATGTTGCTGGCTTCCATCGGTCCGGTCAGTTCGGCGCTGACGTGGCTGGGAACGCCATCGGTGATTTCCTTGAGGACCGCGACAGCCGAGCAGATCTGGCCCGGGGTGCAGTATCCGCACTGGTAGCCATCGTGCTTCACGAAGGCAGCCTGCATGGGGTGGAGATTCTCAGGCGTACCGAGGCCTTCGATGGTGGTGACCTCATCGCCCTCGTGCATGACCGCAAGGCTGAGGCAGGAATTGATGCGCTCGCCATTCACGATCACCGTGCAGGCCCCGCACTGGCCGTGATCGCAGCCCTTCTTGGTGCCGGTCAGCTTGACGTGCTCGCGCAGAGCGTCGAGCAGCGTGGTGCGCGTGTCGAGTTCGAGCGTCTCGCTCTTGCCGTTGATCCGCATTGAAACGGTCTGCATCGCGATAGCCCTTTCCGCGACGGGAGTGGAGGCCGCAAAGGCGACCTGTGGCGAAATCGATCCGGCTGCCAGCCCTGCCGCGCCGCTGGCGAGCACGCCGCGCCGGGACACCGAGAAATAGTCGGGTTGATCCATCGGGAAAGCTTCTCCGTCCTGTGCCGCGCACGTATTTTCGGGAGCGAAACCCGGTCCACGCCTCCTTGCAAGGCGCAGGCGACCCGTCTTCATGCGCCCGATGCGCGTATTTTCCTGTCTGTGTGCCCGCAGGCATCGCAAGCACGTGGCTCCGGTGCCAAAAAACGAAAGGGCTCCGAACCCCATCAAGGTCCGGGGCCCCTCGCATGTGCTAATGCGCGTGAGGCGCCTTCGTTCCGCAATTGCGCGCGAAACGACACTGCAAATTTTTCATCGCAGCGATGAGTCGCCCGCACCGGGGCGGCGCACGGGCGCCCTCAGGGCTCGATACGGACCGGAATGCCCTTGCTTGCGGGGACCTTGGCCAGCTCGTCATGGTACCACAG is drawn from Novosphingobium decolorationis and contains these coding sequences:
- a CDS encoding glycoside hydrolase family 27 protein — encoded protein: MTKTSIDLSRRKALQAAAGLSGVVAGAVSLSALAATGAKGQAKGGAGAQAGTLAPVTDLAPRPPMGWNSWNSFAGTINEEQCLETAAIMAEKLLPFGYDVFTVDIQWYEPDATSYSYNPNPVPALDAHARLQPAPNRFPSAREGQGFAPLAAKVHALGLKFGIHVMRGIARHAVKLDLPIEGTPYTARDIADTSSVCPWNPDMYGVDMTRPGAQEYYDGLFRMYASWGVDFIKMDDMSRPYDAHAPEIEAAAKAIARCGRPMVLSLSPGETPVPRGGHVRQHAQMWRISDDFWDDWGLLAAQFTRLENWNMWMGPGSWPDADMLPLGRLALGDRDTKFTPDEQATLMTLWSIARSPLIMGGDLRYLDAATLALLTNPEVLGVNQNSTANAPHFLEDGLKVWTARDERGFAIYLALFNLAPEAREVSVPLDRVGLVGSFVLRDLWERQDRGDVKGAVSAQLPGHGAKLYKLTPLV
- a CDS encoding GreA/GreB family elongation factor, producing the protein MKPEGPPITPAGFAALRARYDHLLGKERPEIVEIVSWAAGNGDRSENGDYLYGRKRMREIDRELGYLARRMKKVRVIDPARQVERGKVFFGATVELADEDDERMVVTLVGDDEQDASQGRIGWSAPLTKALRGAAIGDLRTVRLPSGAKEWEVMTITYPEDRLP
- a CDS encoding outer membrane protein; its protein translation is MKKIVFALAAGTTALATPAMAQNVGPVGPFEGFHVEALGGYDRVEAGSSIDDMPQFDNDEGMDGFSYGVGAGYDLKIGERFVVGPEAEITWSTGDTDFEDGNFGGFGIGDVSASRDIYAGLRAGYIVSPSTMIYAKGGYTNAKFDVNNAFEGTRYERDVDADGWRIGAGVEQAVTNNVFAKVEYRYSNYGRAEIDYGADIPDSSRFDVDFDRHQVMAGVGVRF
- the rlmN gene encoding 23S rRNA (adenine(2503)-C(2))-methyltransferase RlmN, giving the protein MTDTNSLPSGGIMTIPGPNEPMPVPRPTLVDGVTPREDGRTDLIGLPKTRIAELFETAGLDKKAAKLRAKQVYHWLYHRGVTEFEAMTDIAKTMRPWLAERFVVGRPEIVQAQHSSDGTRKWLLRTADNHDYEMVFIPDADRGTLCVSSQVGCTLNCRFCHTGTMRLVRNLTVGEIVGQVMLARDALGEWPKSASDTRLATMAGLDEDEDEGSYSADGRLLTNIVMMGMGEPLYNFDNVRDALKLVMDGDGLALSRRRITLSTSGVIPQIERCGQEISVNLAVSLHAVTKEVRDEIVPINKKYGIEDLLQACADYPGASNARRITFEYVMLKDKNDSDEDARELVRLLKKYKLPAKVNLIPFNPWPGAAYECSTPERIKSFSNIVFEAGISAPVRTPRGRDIDAACGQLKTAAKKMSRAEIDRLYAEKDKEVVEELAQLPE
- the paoC gene encoding aldehyde oxidoreductase molybdenum-binding subunit PaoC, whose amino-acid sequence is MKYTTPAGDTVIDRQRVVGQPTTRIDGPLKVTGHAPYAYERHDVAANQAYGYIVPSAIAKGRVRSMDLAEAKAQPGVITILTTTEVDELPLGMGHTVPLFGGSEIRFYHQALALVVAETFEQARAAAKLVRVDYERTPGNHDFHALAPDAPLVEGSDGPDVSKVGDFEAAYASAPVTIDVTYETPHESHAMMEPHASIAAWEGEKLTIWTSNQMIAWSKQAVAEMLDLDPANVRLDSPFLGGGFGAKLFVRVDAVVAALAAKKAGRPVKVMLDRPLVFNNTTHRSATIQRLRFGAERDGRLTAISHECTSGNLAGQEGENGVAQTRLLYAGANRYTAQRIARLDLPEANAMRAPGETAGLMALEGAMDELAEKLGMDPVELRIVNDTQVDPETPNRPYSSRMMVECLRRGAEAFGWDMRNTTPGGMREGRWLIGHGMAVGFRNSVQMKSAARVRLSGNGKLTVETDMTDIGTGSYTILAQTAAEMLGLPLEDVTVTLGDSDMPASCGSGGQWGAQNSTSGVYAACVKLREDIAERFAMDPTTAEFADGEIRAGGESCKLTEATASGEIVAEDSVEYDELSQKYQQSTFAGHFVEIAVDAYTGETYVRRMLAACAAGRILNPISARSQVIGAMTMGVGGALTEELAVDTRFGFFVNHDLAGYEVPVHADIPHQEVIFLDELDAIASPMKAKGVGELGLCGVGAAVANALYNATGVRVREYPLTLDKYLDKLPAV
- a CDS encoding FAD binding domain-containing protein, which codes for MKPFSYERVSSPAEAAAAAARAGGAKFIAGGTNLLDLMKLEIETPRHLVDVTGTGLDEITETDEGGLRIGALVSNTALASDERVKRDYAVLSRAIVAGASGQLRNKATTGGNLLQRTRCPYFYDTNQACNKRKPGSGCAAKEGVSRQLGIVGVSDACIATYPGDMAVALRVLDAVVETVKADGTTRAIPLGEFHRLWGDTPHIETVLEPGEMITAVTLAKPLGGTHIYHKVRDRRSYAFALVSVAAVLDADGKGRVAIGGIAPRPWRVEAADAALPDVKAAARALTQGASPTDQNAFKIALVERTLAGVMAKARGEAA
- the paoA gene encoding aldehyde dehydrogenase iron-sulfur subunit PaoA, giving the protein MDQPDYFSVSRRGVLASGAAGLAAGSISPQVAFAASTPVAERAIAMQTVSMRINGKSETLELDTRTTLLDALREHVKLTGTKKGCDHGQCGACTVIVNGERINSCLSLAVMHEGDEVTTIEGLGTPENLHPMQAAFVKHDGYQCGYCTPGQICSAVAVLKEITDGVPSHVSAELTGPMEASNIEMRERMSGNICRCGAYSNIAEAMAEVAGARV